A region of Bradyrhizobium sp. SZCCHNS1050 DNA encodes the following proteins:
- a CDS encoding carbon-nitrogen hydrolase family protein: MSNDRSFTAAMVQMRTSLLPEPSLEQGTRLIREAVAQGAEYVQTPEVSNMMQLNRTALFEQLKSEADDPSLKVYQALAKELGIHLHIGSLALRFSADKAVNRSFLIGPQGNVLASYDKIHMFDIDLPGGESYRESANYQPGETAVISDLPWGRLGLTICYDVRFPALYRALAESGASFISVPSAFTRKTGEAHWHTLLRARAIETGCFVFAAAQCGLHENKRETFGHSLIIDPWGEILAEGGVEPGVIMARIDPSRVESVRQTIPSLQHGRRFGIADPNAGPDYLHLVRGSA; encoded by the coding sequence ATGAGCAACGACCGCAGCTTTACCGCCGCTATGGTGCAGATGCGCACCTCGCTCCTGCCCGAGCCGAGCCTCGAGCAGGGCACCAGGCTGATCCGGGAAGCGGTCGCGCAGGGCGCGGAGTACGTCCAGACGCCGGAAGTGAGCAACATGATGCAGCTCAATCGGACGGCGCTGTTCGAGCAGCTCAAGAGCGAGGCGGACGATCCCTCGCTGAAGGTCTATCAGGCGCTCGCCAAGGAGCTAGGCATCCATTTGCACATCGGGTCGCTGGCGCTGCGCTTCTCGGCAGACAAGGCCGTGAACCGCTCGTTCCTGATCGGGCCCCAGGGCAACGTGCTGGCGAGCTACGACAAGATCCACATGTTCGACATCGACCTGCCGGGCGGTGAGAGCTATCGCGAGTCGGCCAACTATCAGCCGGGCGAGACGGCCGTGATCTCGGATCTGCCCTGGGGTCGTCTGGGGCTGACGATCTGCTACGACGTGCGCTTCCCGGCGCTGTATCGCGCGCTGGCCGAGAGCGGCGCCTCCTTCATCAGCGTGCCCTCCGCCTTCACCCGCAAGACCGGCGAGGCGCACTGGCACACGCTGCTGCGCGCCCGCGCCATCGAGACCGGATGCTTCGTGTTCGCCGCCGCCCAGTGCGGCCTGCACGAGAACAAGCGCGAGACCTTCGGCCACTCGCTGATCATCGATCCCTGGGGCGAGATTCTCGCCGAGGGCGGCGTCGAGCCCGGCGTGATCATGGCGCGCATCGATCCGTCGCGGGTCGAGAGCGTGCGCCAGACCATTCCTTCGCTGCAACACGGCCGCCGGTTCGGCATCGCCGACCCCAACGCGGGTCCGGACTATCTGCACCTGGTGCGGGGCTCGGCATGA
- a CDS encoding PH domain-containing protein: MARYIDEILQPGEKVLYSTNAHWMFYLPAIGAWIVVFGLLVLSRMTVNDNLVMLCLATAAVIAIVALYWTVRAWFHRLTTETDVTNRRVVHKTGFIKRRTFEMALDKVESVDVNQTIMGRVLNYGDVTILGVGEGKETISTIAEPLAFRNAITAR, translated from the coding sequence ATGGCGCGTTACATCGACGAAATCCTGCAACCCGGCGAGAAGGTGCTGTATTCGACCAATGCACATTGGATGTTCTACCTGCCGGCGATCGGGGCCTGGATCGTCGTGTTTGGATTGCTCGTCCTCTCCCGCATGACCGTGAACGACAATCTGGTCATGCTGTGCCTGGCCACCGCCGCCGTCATCGCCATTGTTGCCCTGTATTGGACGGTTCGGGCCTGGTTCCATCGCCTCACCACCGAGACGGACGTCACCAATCGCCGTGTCGTGCACAAAACCGGTTTCATCAAGCGCCGTACCTTCGAGATGGCTCTCGACAAGGTCGAGAGCGTCGACGTCAACCAGACCATCATGGGACGGGTTCTCAATTACGGCGATGTCACCATCTTGGGTGTGGGCGAGGGCAAGGAAACCATTTCGACCATCGCGGAGCCGCTGGCGTTCCGGAACGCCATCACGGCGCGTTAG
- a CDS encoding DUF1178 family protein — translation MIRYALRCERDHTFESWFQSSSAYDSQVKRKLVECPTCGSTKVEKAIMAPRIVSKKGREAVPVPASPPPAQEVIPPGSTALMMAQERELRAKLKELRDHIVKNADDVGERFPTEARKMHYGETEHRPIYGEASLDEARELIEEGIEVAPIPVLPDDRN, via the coding sequence ATGATCCGCTATGCGCTGCGCTGCGAGCGTGACCATACGTTCGAAAGCTGGTTCCAGAGCTCCTCGGCCTACGATTCGCAGGTGAAGCGCAAGCTGGTGGAATGCCCGACCTGCGGCTCGACCAAGGTCGAGAAGGCGATCATGGCGCCGCGCATCGTCAGCAAGAAGGGCCGCGAGGCCGTGCCGGTGCCGGCCTCACCGCCGCCGGCGCAGGAAGTGATTCCGCCGGGATCGACCGCGCTGATGATGGCGCAGGAGCGCGAGCTGCGCGCCAAGCTCAAGGAGCTGCGCGACCACATCGTCAAGAACGCCGACGACGTCGGCGAGCGTTTCCCGACGGAAGCGCGCAAGATGCATTACGGCGAGACCGAGCACCGGCCGATCTATGGCGAGGCCTCGCTCGACGAGGCCCGCGAACTGATCGAGGAAGGCATCGAGGTCGCGCCGATCCCGGTGCTGCCGGACGACCGGAATTGA
- a CDS encoding aspartate kinase codes for MGRLVLKFGGTSVANIDRIRNVARHVKREVDAGHEVAVVVSAMSGKTNELVAWCTEASPMHDAREYDAVVASGEQVTSGLLAIVLQSMGIQARSWQGWQIPIKTSDAHASARIVDIDGSELIQRFRDRKEVAVIAGFQGINAETGRITTLGRGGSDTSAVAIAAAIKADRCDIYTDVDGVYTTDPRVVPKAKRLDKIAFEDMLELASQGAKVLQVRSVELGMVHNMPIFVRSSFDKPEDIDPHANQPPGTLICSEEQIMENHVVTGIAFSKDEAQISVRQIEDKPGVAASIFGPLADANINVDMIVQNVSEDGKTTDLTFTVPATDYNRARETITAAKDRIGYQRLDTATDVAKVSVIGSGMRSHAGVAAKGFAALAARNINIRAITTSEIKFSVLIDAAYTELAVRTLHTLYGLDQA; via the coding sequence ATGGGTCGCCTCGTGCTGAAATTCGGCGGCACATCCGTCGCCAACATCGACCGCATCCGCAACGTCGCGCGCCACGTCAAGCGCGAGGTCGACGCCGGTCATGAGGTCGCCGTCGTGGTCTCGGCCATGTCCGGCAAGACCAACGAACTGGTCGCCTGGTGCACCGAGGCGTCGCCGATGCACGATGCGCGTGAATACGATGCCGTCGTGGCCTCGGGCGAGCAGGTCACGTCCGGCCTGCTGGCGATCGTGCTGCAGAGCATGGGCATCCAGGCCCGCTCGTGGCAGGGCTGGCAGATCCCGATCAAGACCAGCGATGCCCATGCCTCGGCGCGAATCGTCGATATCGACGGCTCCGAGCTGATCCAGCGCTTTCGCGACCGCAAGGAGGTCGCGGTCATCGCCGGCTTCCAGGGCATCAACGCCGAGACCGGGCGAATCACCACGCTCGGCCGCGGCGGCTCGGACACCTCGGCGGTGGCGATCGCGGCCGCCATCAAGGCCGACCGCTGCGACATCTATACCGACGTCGACGGCGTCTATACCACCGACCCCCGGGTGGTGCCGAAGGCCAAGCGGCTCGACAAGATCGCCTTCGAGGACATGCTGGAGCTGGCGTCGCAGGGCGCCAAGGTGCTGCAGGTCCGTTCGGTGGAACTGGGCATGGTGCACAACATGCCGATCTTTGTCCGCTCCTCATTCGACAAGCCCGAGGATATCGACCCGCACGCCAACCAGCCGCCGGGGACGCTGATCTGCAGCGAGGAACAAATCATGGAAAATCACGTCGTGACCGGCATCGCCTTCTCCAAGGACGAGGCCCAGATCTCGGTGCGCCAGATCGAGGACAAGCCGGGCGTCGCCGCCTCGATCTTCGGACCACTGGCGGATGCCAATATCAACGTCGACATGATCGTCCAGAACGTCTCCGAAGACGGCAAGACCACCGATCTCACCTTCACGGTGCCGGCCACCGATTACAATCGCGCGCGCGAGACCATCACCGCGGCCAAGGACAGGATCGGCTATCAGCGCCTGGATACCGCGACCGACGTCGCCAAGGTCTCGGTGATCGGATCGGGCATGCGCAGCCATGCCGGCGTCGCCGCCAAGGGATTTGCCGCGCTCGCCGCCCGCAACATCAACATCCGCGCGATCACGACCTCCGAGATCAAGTTCTCGGTGCTGATCGACGCCGCCTACACCGAGCTCGCCGTCCGCACCCTGCATACGCTCTACGGACTGGACCAGGCCTAG
- a CDS encoding GIY-YIG nuclease family protein has product MYYVYILASGRHGTLYIGVTNSLRTRLEQHRKGEGSEFVKKYGVFRLVYVEIYTVAAEAITREKQLKRWKRDWKIELIERDNLEWRDLSDLIS; this is encoded by the coding sequence ATGTACTATGTCTACATTCTCGCCAGCGGCCGTCACGGTACGCTGTACATCGGTGTGACCAACTCGTTACGGACGCGGCTCGAGCAGCATCGCAAGGGCGAAGGCTCGGAGTTCGTGAAGAAGTACGGGGTGTTTCGGCTGGTCTATGTCGAAATCTACACTGTTGCTGCGGAAGCGATCACCCGCGAGAAGCAGCTCAAGCGCTGGAAGCGTGATTGGAAAATCGAACTGATCGAGCGCGACAATCTTGAATGGCGCGATCTCAGCGACCTGATCTCCTAG
- the ubiG gene encoding bifunctional 2-polyprenyl-6-hydroxyphenol methylase/3-demethylubiquinol 3-O-methyltransferase UbiG, whose amino-acid sequence MPQDSRSTSVPSGSTVDPAEIAKFSKLSETWWDPKGKMAPLHKINPLRLTYIRDAACRKFERNAKSLNCLSGLRMLDIGCGAGLLCEPFTRLGAQVVGVDPSASNIAAARLHAEKGHLSIDYRCTTIEEMDPRERFDIVLAMEVVEHVTDVSAFLGRCAAVLKPGGMMVVSTLNRNWKSFALAIVGAEYVLRWLPRGTHEWSKFVTPDELTKYLLDNRLVITEQSGVVYSPFADRWSLSTDMDVNYMMVAEQMV is encoded by the coding sequence ATGCCTCAGGATTCCCGCAGCACTTCTGTTCCCTCCGGCTCGACCGTCGATCCGGCCGAGATCGCGAAGTTCTCGAAACTGTCCGAGACGTGGTGGGACCCCAAGGGCAAGATGGCGCCCCTGCACAAGATCAACCCGCTGCGCCTGACCTACATCCGCGATGCCGCCTGCCGGAAATTCGAGCGCAACGCCAAGAGCCTCAACTGCCTGTCGGGGCTGCGCATGCTCGACATCGGCTGCGGCGCGGGACTGCTGTGCGAGCCATTCACGCGGCTGGGCGCGCAGGTCGTCGGCGTCGACCCCTCGGCCAGCAACATTGCCGCCGCCAGGCTGCATGCCGAGAAGGGTCATCTGTCGATCGACTATCGCTGCACCACGATCGAGGAGATGGATCCGCGCGAGCGCTTCGACATCGTGCTGGCGATGGAGGTCGTCGAGCACGTCACCGACGTCAGCGCCTTCCTCGGCCGCTGTGCCGCGGTGCTGAAGCCGGGCGGCATGATGGTGGTCTCGACCCTCAACCGCAACTGGAAGAGCTTTGCGCTCGCCATCGTCGGCGCCGAATACGTGCTGCGCTGGCTGCCGCGCGGCACGCATGAGTGGAGCAAGTTCGTCACGCCGGACGAGCTGACCAAATACCTGCTCGACAACCGCCTGGTCATCACCGAGCAGAGCGGCGTGGTCTACAGCCCGTTCGCCGACCGCTGGAGTCTGTCGACCGACATGGACGTGAACTACATGATGGTCGCCGAGCAGATGGTTTAG
- a CDS encoding ComF family protein produces the protein MGVTFAPISVGRLRAAVGALHGSLAHVAKLALDIALPTLCIACREPVDGEGVCAACWGKLSFIERPYCPKLGIPFVYDPGPELLSMEAIAAPPAYARARAAVRYDEVARTLVHQLKYQDRTDLAPIMGRWMARAGRELLAEADLVVPVPLHWRRGFSRRYNQSGALARVIARSSGVRMHGDALRRVRATEQQVGLSRAQRTSNVQGAFQVSSDRLHDVQGRRIVIVDDVLTTGATVDACARALLRAKAAEVSVLVFARVVDAPRAPI, from the coding sequence GACTTCGTGCAGCCGTGGGCGCCCTGCATGGCAGTCTCGCGCACGTTGCGAAGCTCGCACTCGATATTGCACTGCCGACGCTGTGCATCGCCTGCCGCGAGCCGGTCGACGGCGAGGGCGTCTGCGCGGCCTGCTGGGGCAAATTGTCGTTCATCGAGCGGCCGTATTGCCCGAAGCTCGGCATCCCCTTCGTCTACGATCCGGGCCCCGAGCTGCTGTCGATGGAAGCGATCGCGGCGCCGCCGGCGTACGCCCGCGCCCGCGCCGCCGTGCGCTATGACGAGGTCGCCCGCACCCTGGTGCATCAGCTGAAATATCAGGACCGCACCGATCTGGCGCCGATCATGGGCCGCTGGATGGCGCGCGCCGGCCGCGAGCTGCTGGCCGAGGCCGACCTCGTGGTGCCCGTGCCGTTGCACTGGCGGCGCGGCTTCAGCCGCCGCTACAACCAGTCCGGCGCGCTGGCGCGGGTGATCGCCCGGTCCAGCGGCGTCCGAATGCACGGCGATGCGCTGCGCCGCGTGCGGGCAACCGAGCAGCAGGTCGGACTGTCGCGCGCCCAGCGCACCAGCAATGTGCAGGGCGCATTCCAGGTATCTTCAGACCGCCTGCATGACGTGCAGGGGCGCCGCATCGTGATCGTCGACGACGTGCTGACCACCGGCGCGACGGTGGATGCCTGCGCCCGCGCTCTGCTGCGCGCCAAGGCGGCAGAGGTCAGCGTGCTGGTTTTCGCCCGGGTTGTCGATGCCCCCCGCGCTCCCATATAA
- the grxC gene encoding glutaredoxin 3: MTAAIEIYTRPGCGYCTAAKSLLSRKNVPFTEHDAGKDPTIRQKMYDRVGPGSTFPQIFIGHTHVGGCDDLYALDREGRLDAMLAGDKATS, translated from the coding sequence ATGACCGCTGCGATCGAAATCTATACCCGTCCGGGGTGCGGCTACTGCACGGCCGCCAAATCGCTTCTGAGCCGCAAGAACGTCCCCTTCACCGAGCATGACGCGGGCAAGGATCCGACGATTCGGCAGAAGATGTATGATCGTGTCGGCCCGGGCTCGACCTTTCCGCAGATCTTCATCGGCCACACCCATGTCGGCGGCTGCGACGACCTCTACGCGCTCGATCGCGAGGGCCGGCTCGACGCCATGCTGGCGGGAGACAAGGCGACATCATGA
- a CDS encoding EamA family transporter → MSPLSSSWQLWALLSALFAALTAIFAKVGVEGLNSDLATLIRTAIVLVTLALILFATGQLTSPGPISTKSWVFLTLSALGTGASWLCYFRALKLGPATLVAPIDKLSVVLVALFGAVFLGERPSLQGWIGIALIAAGAVLIAIKG, encoded by the coding sequence ATGTCCCCCCTCTCCTCGTCCTGGCAGCTCTGGGCCCTCCTCTCCGCGCTGTTCGCGGCCCTCACCGCCATCTTCGCCAAGGTTGGCGTCGAAGGTCTCAACTCCGATCTTGCCACGCTGATCCGCACCGCGATCGTGCTGGTGACGCTGGCGCTGATCCTGTTTGCGACGGGCCAGCTCACCAGCCCGGGACCGATCTCGACCAAGAGCTGGGTGTTCCTGACGCTGTCGGCGCTCGGCACCGGCGCCTCGTGGCTGTGCTACTTCCGCGCCCTGAAGCTCGGACCCGCGACGCTGGTCGCGCCGATCGACAAGCTCAGCGTCGTGCTGGTCGCCTTGTTCGGCGCCGTGTTTCTCGGCGAACGACCGAGCCTGCAGGGCTGGATCGGCATCGCCCTGATCGCGGCCGGCGCCGTGCTGATCGCGATCAAGGGCTGA
- a CDS encoding DMT family transporter, with protein MLSITSLWIPFTLVAAAGQVARNAMQRSLTAKLGTWGATNIRFLFGFPFSLVFLTAVLLATGDHLPWPPAVFWPWLLLGALSQIIATGLMLLAMTDRSFVVTTAYLKTEAIQTAIFGFIFLGDPLSVPKVIAILIATIGVVITALRPGGEKSFAELRPTVTGLVAAASFALSAVGFRGAIITVDGVSFVTAASYTLVWGLFLQTALLTVYLLARAPDILRGILWLWRPSMMAGFVGAFASQFWFLAFALTAAANVRTLALIEVLFAQGVSYYSFKQPVSLREIGGITLIVAGVALLVAV; from the coding sequence ATGCTCTCCATCACCTCGCTCTGGATTCCCTTCACGCTGGTCGCCGCCGCTGGCCAGGTCGCGCGCAATGCGATGCAGCGGTCGCTGACGGCGAAGCTCGGCACCTGGGGTGCGACCAATATCCGCTTCCTGTTCGGCTTTCCGTTCTCGCTGGTGTTCCTGACCGCGGTGCTGCTGGCCACCGGCGACCACCTGCCGTGGCCGCCGGCCGTGTTCTGGCCGTGGCTGCTGCTCGGTGCGCTCAGCCAGATCATCGCCACCGGGCTGATGCTGCTGGCGATGACCGACCGCTCCTTTGTCGTCACCACGGCCTATCTGAAGACCGAGGCGATCCAGACCGCGATCTTCGGCTTCATCTTTCTCGGTGATCCGCTGTCGGTGCCGAAGGTGATCGCGATCCTGATCGCCACCATCGGCGTCGTCATCACCGCGCTCAGGCCCGGCGGTGAGAAGAGCTTTGCCGAGTTGAGGCCGACCGTAACCGGCCTGGTTGCCGCGGCGTCGTTCGCCTTGTCGGCCGTCGGCTTCCGCGGCGCCATCATCACCGTCGACGGCGTGTCCTTCGTCACCGCCGCGTCGTACACGCTGGTCTGGGGCCTATTCTTGCAGACGGCGCTCCTCACCGTCTATCTGCTGGCGCGCGCGCCCGACATCCTGCGCGGAATCCTGTGGCTGTGGCGGCCATCGATGATGGCCGGCTTCGTCGGCGCCTTCGCATCGCAATTCTGGTTCCTGGCGTTCGCGCTGACCGCGGCCGCCAACGTCCGCACGCTCGCGCTGATCGAGGTACTGTTCGCGCAGGGCGTGTCGTACTATTCGTTCAAGCAGCCGGTTTCGCTGCGCGAGATCGGCGGCATCACGCTGATCGTCGCCGGCGTGGCGCTGCTGGTCGCCGTGTAG